A genomic segment from Neobacillus sp. YX16 encodes:
- the gpmI gene encoding 2,3-bisphosphoglycerate-independent phosphoglycerate mutase has protein sequence MSKSPVALIILDGFGCRDEQKGNAVFHAKKPNFDRYWSNFPHSHLTASGEAVGLPEGQMGNSEVGHLNIGAGRIVYQSLTRVNIAIREGEFEKNETICSAMDHVKKNGTNLHLFGLLSDGGVHSHINHMFALLKLAKEEGIENVYVHGFLDGRDVGQKTAATYIQQTLDKMNEYGVGEFATISGRYYSMDRDNRWERVEKSYCSMVYGDGPAYTNPLEVVEDSYQHGIFDEFVIPSVITKEDGKPVATIQDNDAVIFYNFRPDRAIQISNVFTNEDFRPFDRGEKHPRDLFFVCLTHFSESVNGYVAFKPSNLDNTLGEVLAQNGLKQLRIAETEKYPHVTFFMSGGREDKFPGEERILINSPKVATYDLQPEMSAYEVTDALIKEIQADKFDAILLNFANPDMVGHSGMLEPTVKAIETVDECLGKIVDLILEKGGTAIITADHGNADEVITLGGDPMTAHTTNPVPVIVTKNGVELRNGGILGDLAPTILDLLGVQKPAEMTGKTLIK, from the coding sequence ATGAGTAAGTCTCCCGTTGCCCTCATCATTCTAGATGGATTTGGATGCAGGGATGAACAAAAAGGGAATGCAGTCTTTCATGCAAAAAAACCGAATTTTGATCGGTATTGGAGTAATTTTCCACATTCGCATTTAACGGCTTCAGGCGAGGCAGTAGGGCTTCCTGAGGGACAAATGGGTAACTCAGAAGTGGGTCATTTGAATATCGGTGCCGGCCGTATAGTTTACCAAAGCTTAACACGTGTGAACATTGCCATTCGTGAAGGTGAATTTGAAAAAAATGAAACCATTTGTAGTGCGATGGATCATGTTAAGAAAAACGGAACTAACCTACATTTATTTGGATTACTATCTGATGGCGGTGTACACAGCCATATTAACCATATGTTTGCACTCTTAAAGCTGGCGAAAGAAGAAGGCATAGAGAATGTTTACGTTCATGGCTTCCTTGATGGACGTGATGTTGGCCAGAAAACAGCTGCAACATATATACAACAAACTTTGGATAAAATGAACGAGTATGGCGTTGGAGAATTCGCAACCATTTCTGGACGCTATTATTCAATGGACCGTGACAACCGCTGGGAGCGTGTTGAAAAGTCATATTGTTCCATGGTTTATGGCGATGGGCCTGCTTATACAAATCCATTAGAGGTAGTAGAGGATTCCTACCAGCATGGAATTTTTGATGAATTCGTTATTCCTTCCGTAATCACAAAGGAAGACGGTAAGCCTGTTGCAACCATTCAGGACAATGATGCAGTCATTTTCTATAATTTCCGTCCTGACCGAGCGATTCAAATTTCTAACGTATTTACAAATGAAGATTTCCGACCATTCGATCGTGGAGAAAAACATCCTAGAGATTTATTCTTCGTATGCTTAACACACTTCAGTGAATCAGTGAATGGTTATGTTGCGTTTAAACCTTCTAACTTGGATAACACATTAGGAGAAGTATTAGCTCAAAATGGATTGAAGCAATTAAGAATTGCCGAGACCGAAAAATATCCCCATGTTACTTTCTTTATGAGCGGCGGCCGTGAGGATAAATTTCCAGGCGAGGAGCGGATTTTAATTAACTCGCCAAAGGTTGCAACCTATGACCTTCAGCCTGAAATGAGCGCCTATGAAGTAACAGATGCCCTCATAAAGGAAATACAGGCAGATAAGTTTGACGCCATTCTTTTAAACTTTGCAAACCCAGATATGGTTGGACATTCTGGAATGCTTGAACCAACTGTGAAGGCAATTGAAACGGTTGATGAATGCTTAGGGAAAATTGTTGATTTAATTCTTGAAAAAGGTGGTACAGCTATCATCACAGCTGACCATGGTAATGCAGATGAAGTTATCACCCTTGGAGGTGATCCGATGACCGCTCATACAACCAATCCTGTACCTGTAATTGTTACAAAGAATGGTGTAGAGCTGCGCAACGGCGGTATCTTAGGAGATTTAGCTCCTACGATTCTGGATCTTCTAGGAGTACAGAAGCCAGCTGAAATGACAGGAAAAACATTAATTAAATAA